ACGAGCACACTGCTCATTATGAACTGGCTGTCTCGAACACGTCAGTAGACGACTGCACGCTTAGATGAAGGCTCCCCGTGGAGCCTTTGTTTTTTTAGCTATACAACAAACATCTACAAGGAGCTCAGCTACATGATAACGATAGGTTTTATTCGGCATGGTACGACAGAGTGGAATCTCGCAGGACGCATGCAGGGGCAGATGGATACACCACTAGCAGAGGCGGGACGCCATCAGGCAGAGCGAATTGCCGAGCGGCTGCGGGGCGAAAGCTGGGATGGGATATGGTCGAGCGACTTGAAGCGTGCGCTGGAGACGGCGGAATGTATCGCCAGCATGACGGGGATTCCGTTGCTCGGGACGGATGCCAGACTGCGAGAGCGTTCGTTCGGACAGCTGGAAGGAACGACGCTGGAGGAGCGTATCAGCCGCTGGGGAACCGAGTGGCGCGAGCTTGACCTTGGCCTCGAGAGCGATGAGTCGCTGCTGCTGCGCTGGTCCTCATTTCTTGAGGAGCTTGAAGAATCGCATGAGGGCAAGCGAATGCTTGTCGTCAGTCATGGCGGCTATATCGTACCGATTGTGGAGTCAATCCGGCAAGAGAAGCTGGAGCAGCATCTCATGAACACGTCGCTCACCGTGATGGTCAAGCACCAATCCGAAGGCTGGAGCTTCCCTGTGCTTAACTGTACGAGACATCTCCCCTGAATAACGGTTTCCAATATAATGGAAACCGTTATGTAAGCCTCGAATTTGACGGAGACAAATTGAGGGTAGGGCACTCCCCTGAATAACGGTTTCCAATATAATGGAAACCGTTATGTAAGCCTCGAATTTGACGGAGACAAATTGAGGGTAACGCACTCCCCTGAATAACGGTTTCCATACACTCACAGCATTCGCTGCTGAACGTGGAACGAAGCCTCAAGCTGTATATCAGCTTAGGCGCTTTGTTTTATCGTCGGCCGCGGATGCTTTTTTTTGTTCGTATGCACGTTTAAAAGCGGTAGTTTTTCCCATAATGATAGTAGACGCCAACGACACGGGACAGCAGGCTGAAGCGGCGTCACCTTCGAAAGCTGTAAACGGGACCTCGCACATAGCCGAGGCGACTTTACAAGAAAGGTGAATGGCCTCTCTATTCAATGCGGGGGGAGGACGGGAGGGAAGCATAGGATGAACTTGGCGGATATGTTGAGCTACGCGGACATTCATGATCTGGGTCGAATTGCCAGCACCTATGAGTGCGAGTGTAACGGTCATTCGAAGCATGAACTGATTCAATCGATATTGTCACGGGTCGGGCGCAGAGAAGTATTTGATCAGTCCGTGGACAGGCTGACCTTGGAAGATTTGCGCTTCCTGAATTCATTACTGTTCGATCAACGCCAATATTTCAGTCTGGAGGAGCTGCTCGCCCGGGTGAAGCAGAGTCGATTCCAGAAGGAAGAAGACGTAGACTGGAATCCGAGAGAAATGATTACACGATTCAAGCATCGCGGCTGGCTGTTCAATGGCTATTCCCAGCAGACACGATATTTGTTCCAGGTGCCTATTGATCTGAAGCGAAGATTCATACACGCCCTGACGAAGCGCTTCGAGGAGAAGCTGGTGTTGACGGACGAGCCCCCGATATATCGGGATGAGCAGAGGTTAATCGTCGAGGACATATGGAACTTCCTGCATGTGCTACAGGAGCAAGAGGTTATGCTTACCTCAGAGTCAGTGATGTACAAGCGAAGCCTCCAGCTCATTCTGGACCGACTGTCGGTGGCAGAGGAGCCGGTTGGCAAGACAGCGTGGCGATTCGGCTACGGACGGATGTTCCGCGATTATCCGAATCGGTTCTCTTTCATTTACGACTACTGCTACTTCAACGAACTGATCACGGAGCATCATCAAGTGCTGGCACTTACCGAGCTTGGTAAGGATGCGGTTATGCAGCTTAAGAAGGAAGATCCCGCTCACGTCTATCGGTTCTGGCTTAGATTGTACAAGGGGCCGATCCCTCAGCTTCAATCACTCGTATATTGGATGAGTCGCTTGGCAGATGAGTGGGTGACCTATGAATCGGTGAGGGCGATACTCGTGCCGTTCATCCGACCGTTCTACTACGATGAACCGGACTCTATATTGGAGCAGCGCATTACGCTGATGATGATGCACCTCGGACTGCTTCGAGTCGGAGAAGATTCAAGACATGGACGAGTGATCCGTATGACCAAGCTGGGCAAAAGCATTGCAGAAGGTACTTATGTACCGGATGAAGATAAAATCGTACTTCCCATTGACAAGCCGTAAACGAAGTTGCTACAATCTCTCCAATTTCGAAGTGAAATGAGGAGGGAATGGTATGCTGCATAGCTACAACGGGATCATGCCGAAGGTGCATCAGACTGCATTTTTGGCGGCGGGGGTTCAGCTGATCGGAGATGTCGTCATCGAGGAGGGCGCTTCCGTCTGGTACAACACGGTGCTGCGAGGAGATTTGGCGCCGATTCGTATCGGACGTCGAAGCAACATCCAAGATGGCTGTATCGGTCATGTGAATACCGATCAGCCACTAATCGTCGAGGATGAGGTGTCTGTCGGACACGGAGCTATCATTCACGGCTGCCGCATAGGCAAAGGCACATTAATCGGCATGGGGGCGATTGTCCTTAACGGTGCCGACATCAGTGAATATGCTTTAATAGGAGCAGGTGCGCTTATAACGGAGCGGAAGTCGATACCCTCGTACACGCTTTCAATGGGCTCCCCGGCGAAGGTGGTCCGCGACTTGAATGATTCGGACTTGGCGCGGATGCGAAAAACAATGGAGAGCTATTGCTTGAAGGCCGAGGAATATCGAAGCATGAACTAAGTGCAGCCGTCGTCCGTGCTCCTGCTGTAGAAACGGTAGTTGGTGTTATCAAATGACCCCGTTTGGAGGTAGGGACCCATGGGCAAAATGAATGTAACAGGCGACGTCATGCTGGGCTTGTTCGCTGAAATGGTGCTGGATGAGGCGATTCGACGCTATAAGGAAAAAAAGCTGTATTCCGAGATCGACAGTGCTTTGGCTGCCAAAGATAAATCCGCCTTTTTAGTCCTTACAGCTGAGCTGAATAAGCTGCGGCTAGAGCGTAAATGCGGCTAATCAGGCGAGCATCGGGTAACATCGGTTACGATAGGTTCATGAAGGACATATGAAGCCCTTTCATATGTCCTTTTTGGTATGGTAAAGTAAGGGACGGGAAGGATGGTGAACGAATGAAGTTCAGTGATATCGAGGCTGTGCAGTGGAAGGAGCTGCAGCCTTATTTAGACACGTGCATCCTTCCGGTTACCGGCATGGATGGCAGTGAGGAGCCGTGGCAGGCGACCGATGCGCTGGAGGCGCTGAGGGATGTGCTTGACTTAATTGAAGTACCGTTCAGAGGGCGCGTTGTGACGTATCCGGCCTTCCATTATTTCGGCACCGGACAAGCGGCAGCTGCCGGTCTGGCATTGCTGGAGGAGCTATGCGAGAGGCTAAGGCTGTCAGGCTTCCGCTATATCGTACTTGTGTCGGCAGCATCCAAGGAGCTGGCAGTCGGTCTTGAGTCGGCCTCTGGATCGGATCTGCTCATTCATATGACTCGTGAGGAGCTCTGCGATCCAGAGGTCGACGCGAAACGTGCTGTGGCCGCCATGCTTACAGCATTATGGAATGGAAGGCAATCTGTGTGAGTGATGTATGATTCGTGGCAGCTGTGTTAATTATATGTAGACGACTTACCATGCCATTAATGCGGCCTTCCAGGTGCGAAGTGTTTTCGATACAATTGGAAACTTGTTCCATTCGAATTAGAGTCTGTTGTCCAGCACAGGCTGCGTACAGTTGTGACAATTATGTTAAACTGTTTCGGAGGCTTCGGCTTCGCAGCCTCATATGCTCGTCTCTATTCTTGACGCACCTTGTGCCGTAGGCTATTATAAGTTATGTCCTAGTATATGGTGTAAAAGTATGTCGAACGACTGATATATGTAGCAAAAGGGGGTAGAACAGAATGAACGATCATACGAGTCACGATTCGCAGCATCAGGGTCAGAAGCCGGTTAAGCGTCGCGAAATGTCCAGACGCCAGTTTCTTTCCTATACCCTTGGCGGAGCAGGTGCATTCATGGGCGCAGGTATGCTGGTGCCGATGGTTCGATTTGCGGTCGATCCGGTTCTTCAGCCGAAGGCGAAGGCGGACTGGGTGAAGGTCGTCGAGGAAGCTCAAGTTACGACGACGCCGAAGTCCTTTAAGTTCAAGGTGCTTCAGACCGACGGCTGGTACGAGAGCGAGCCTGAGCTTGAAGCATGGATTGCCAAGGACAAGGCTGGCAACGTATTCGCGCTGAATCCGACATGTAAGCATCTGGGCTGTACAGTTAACTGGAACGGCAGTCCCGAGTTCAAGGATGAATATTATTGTCCGTGTCACGGTGCTCACTATACAGCTGACGGCAAGCATCTGGCTGTAGCTTCGGCACCGCTCGATGAGTATGAAGTGAAAGTGGAGCAAGGCTTCGTGTATCTCGGTCAGCTTGGTCCGAACAAACGGGTGTAAGAAGGAGGCGTAACATCAAATGTTTAAAAGTGTTTATAACTGGATCGATGAACGCCTTGACATCACGCCGATGTGGAGAGACGTTGCAGACCATGAGGTGCCGGAGCACGTTAACCCGGCTCACCACTTCTCTGCATTCGTTTATTGCTTTGGCGGCTTGACGTTTTTCATCACAGTTATTCAGATCTTGTCCGGTATGTTCCTGACGATGTACTACGTTCCGGATATTATTAATGCGTATGCGAGTGTTGACTACTTGCAGCATAAGGTTGCGTTCGGTGTTATCGTGCGCGGTATGCACCACTGGGGCGCCAGCCTCGTAATCGTCATGATGTTCCTACATACGCTCCGCGTGTTCTTCACAGGATCGTACAAGGCTCCTCGAGAGATGAACTGGGTTGTAGGAATGCTGATTTTCTTCGTTATGCTCGGTCTAGGTCTCACAGGCTACCTGCTTCCTTGGGATAACAAAGCCTACTTCGCAACGAGCGTTACGCTGAAAATCGTTGAGTCCGCTCCGTATATTGGACCGTACGTGAAGACGTTCCTGCAGGGCGGCGAGATCATCGGCGCGCAAACGCTGACTCGCTTCTTCGCGCTGCACGTGTTCTTCTTGCCGGGCGCGTTGCTCGGACTGCTTGCCGGTCACTTCATCATGATCCGTAAGCAAGGTATTTCCGGGCCGCTGTAAGCTTCCTGACGGAGGCGATCACGGCATACGGCTTCAAATGATAAGAGAAGGAGGGGCGCTCACGTGGCTCACGGACCTAAACCTGGTGAAAAAATTGTATTCGTTGGAGATTCGCGCGTTCGCGCAAAGGATAAGCAAGATCGCCCTATACCGCAAGACTTCTCGGCTTACCCGGGTAAGTCAGAGGTGTTCATCCCGAACTTCCTGCTGAAGGAATGGATGGTAGGGGTTGTCGTTCTGCTCGGTATTCTTGCGCTCGTTATGTCCGAGGCAGCTCCGCTCGGCTATCCGGCGGACCCGACGAACACCGGCTTCATTCCGATGCCGGACTGGTACTTCCTCTTCATGTACCAGCTGCTGAAATATCCGTATACATCCGGAGACTATGTTGTGCTTGGTACGGTCGTTATTCCTGGACTACTGTTCGGTGGACTGTTGCTAGCACCGTTCCTCGATACGGGTAAAGAAAGACGCTTCTACAAGCGTCCGATTGCTACTGCCTTGATGTTCCTTAGCTTGGTCGCTTGTACGTACCTGACTGTGTACTCTTGGGACCACTACCAGCATGAGCTGAAGGAAAAAAATATTATTCCTGAGCACATCAAGCGTGAACAGGAGATGCATGCGGCTAAGGGCGAGGGCGGACATACGCCAGCGAAGAAGCCTGGTGCGAAGGAGCAGCTCGCTGCGATTGTCGCTCCGGATGATCCGGCTGCAGCAATTTATCAGAAGTCCAACTGCTTGTCCTGCCATGGCGGCGACCTGAAGGGTATGCCGGCTGCAGGTATCCCAGCACTTCGCGGTGTTGGCGACAAGCTGGATCAGGCAGGTATCTTGAATGTCATCAAGAACGGCCAAGGTAATATGACCCCAATGTATGATGCGAACATTGCCAAGGGCTTGACGGCTGATGACATCGATAAGCTTGCTGAATGGCTATCCAAGCAAAAGAAATAAATACAGCTGCGAAACCTGACCGATACGACTCGGTCAGGTTTTTTTCGAAATCAGGTACATCATTCAGCCATAGAGCAAGGAGGTACATCATTGACAGACTGGCGAATCGCTTATTTCGTGTCCGATCGCTTTCTAACGAGTAGGCTCATGCTTACGCTTTTGCTCATCATTAATGTGCCAGGTACGGTGTACGGCTACCAATGGTACTGGGGGCAGCTTCAGTATACGGCGAGGGAGGTGGGAGAGCAGTATCTACCTTTTGTGCCGGATAGTCCGACTGCGAGCTTGTTCTTCAGCCTATTCCTCTTCTACTTACTCGCGAGCTGGAGACGAGAGACTCAGATGGCCGTGATGCCAGAACGGTCCGGCTTCGTGCGCGGCTTCGTAGAGGCGATGGCGCTCATCACGTCGTTTAAGTACGGAATATGGGCCGTTGTGATGATCTGGGCCTCAGCGTATCAAGGGGATTCCGTTAGCTGGCAAGATTGGATGCTCACGATCTCTCATCTGGGGATGGCGGCCGAGGCTCTCCTCTATGTGAGGCTGTACCGATTCACAGCTGTGGCGGTTATCACGGCCTCCGTATGGACGCTCTGGAACGATACGATGGACTACAATGTCGGTGTGTTTCCTGGGCTTCCTGACACATTGATGGACGACCTGAAGGTGGTTGAGTCGTTCACGGTCACTCTCAGCATCGTGAGTATAGGCATTGCCGCAGCAGTGCTACTGTATCGCTACCGCTCACTAAGAGCTAATGGATAGCTTGTATATAGAAATCGGTCTAAAACAGACAACCCCTCCATAGGATGTACTTAGGAGGGGATGTCCGAATGATATGGTTCCTATGGAAGAAGTGGCTGGCGATCAGCATCATGTGTGTACTTGCTATGAGTATGGTAACAGGCTGTGGCAGCAAGGGTGAGAGCAAGGATGCGAAGGAGAGCGAGACGAATCGTTCAGCAGCAGCACCTTCACAGGAGCAGCTGAAGCAGATCAAGCTGCTGAACGAAACAGCCGATGGGATGTACCAGAAAGTACAGAAGGGCGATATTGCAGGCGGACGGGAGCTATTGCTACAGCTGAGCGATCAAGTAACGAACATCAGCTTTGACGGTATTGCGTCTGTGGAAGGCATTAATGCATTGACGGAAACAGTCGTTGAAGGAAAGCGTGTATTGAACGCAGTCAAATTCGATCCTGCGGCCGGTCAAATCGCGGCAGCGAAGATTCGTCTTGCTACTGATGCACTGACGCATGCGAACCAGCCGCTGTGGCTGCAGTTCTACAAGCAGCTTCAGGATGATGTGAATGCGATCGAGCAGGCAGCGAAGACGAGTGACAAGACCGCGCTGAAAAATGCGACTGTGCTGCTAGAGCAGCATTATGCGATCGTACACCCAAGCCTTATCATTAGCAGACCAGAAGCGGATGTCGAGCGCATGGATTCGCTTATCACGTTCATCCAGACACAAGCAGATAATCAAGGTATGCCTTATCGCAATGTGCTGAATGCGGTCCCCCCATTAAGACAAGCGCTTGACAAGCTGTTCATGAAGCGCGAGACGACGGCCTTCTTGCCTTATCCGGAGCCCCAAAACCCACTACTATGGACAGCTATTTTCGGCTCTGTCATTATGGCGGCCCTCGGCTTTGCCGGTTGGCGGTTGTGGAAGAAGGATGACGGACTTGTACGTGTCAAACGGTCCGAGTAGCTGGTTGCTCAGCTGATTTTCATACATATAATTGATACTCTTACAATCTGGACAGTGAAAAGTTCTAACGCTTAAGAAGCCAGCAAATCCACGTTGTTCGTGTTTTTTTCCTGCTTGGAACGAATTATTTCGGTTATGGGTAAATCCGGGTGCTGGGCAACCATGCGAAAAATGGATCTGCGCAAATAAACCGCCACGGTAGCCTCAGAGACGATGGCTTTCGATGGTGTTCGCAAATAGCGCGAGAACAAGCCCGGCGTACGCGCCGAAAACGTCAACGCGACCATCTGAATTAAGCCGGTTGCGATGCAACTGCACATGACGAATCCTTCGATGGCTTCAAGTGTTTGTCGTATTCGCTTTTGATCCTGTTCGTTCTTTACTTGTTCCAGTGGATGGCTCTCGGTCTTGCGTAGATACCGCTTGAGCTTCGGCATGGATTTGCTCCAGAAGCGATAGCCGAAGGCGCCGATGACTTGTTTCATTTCCCGAAACGTACATTCGATCTTGAACCGGTATCCGTACAAGGAAATGATCTCGGGGCCGGCAAGCGTCAGGTCCGTACTCACCAAAATAGAGGTCTGGTCTCCACGCAGCACCAGGACAAATCGCAAAGGCTGATACAGCTTTTGCCCCCACAACAGGTCCAGGCACAAAAAGGAAACCGTTTCTTCCTTGCCATACAGCATCACCTCGGCCGTTTGAAACGATGCTGCCCGGGTTTGAAAAAGCTCCTTGAGCTTGACTTTCGCACCTTTCTTCGGCGGACGGCCCCGGCCTGGTTTTTTGGCAGCGGGGAATTCATAGGCTGTGGTGTTGACTTTGGCCTTCGTGATGAGGTCCAGTCGGACTCCGCTCGCAGCCTGCTCCTGCTTCCACCGGATCAGCGCCGGAACGGACAGAAAATAGCGATCCAGCAGGAACAAGGCGTCACCAAGCACCTTCGCGGCGGCAAAGCCCTGCCCGATCATTTGCACCACATGGGAATCTGATTTCGGCTCGGCTGGAGCGGACGCTCCCCAGTTCCAAATCGTTTTCACGCCGTCTTGCAAATTCATAAAGAGGGGCAAGCAGAACCATTTGGCCGACGCTCCGACCAACACACCGACGGCTCCAAAGAGATGGCCAAAGATATATTCACCTTTGGACGAATTTTCTGATTCCTGATGCATTTTCTTCACGCCGGGCATTCGACGGCCTTCCTTGGACTGCTTCATGCCATCGCCCACCAGGACTACGCGATCACCAACGGTCATCAAAGGAGCCGCCTTGCGGACGACTTGGAGCCAAGTTAATCGAAGGGATTCCAGCGACCAGGCCGAAGAACGAAAGAAATGGATCAGCGTCTCGTAGCAGCGCGGATGCAGCGTAAGGTCTCGTACAATGGAGGTCACCCCTAACTGGTCGGAGCGCACCATCAGGCCGATCACCGTAATGACAAACCAGTGAAAGGCGGCTTGCCTGGAGAAGCAGGAACGAAATTCATTTATGATTTTATCGATGTATGGGAGCATAGGTCTGGTCAATCGCCCGCAAATGGGTTAGACTGGTGTCTATAACCCATCCAGCGATTCTATCCTTTTAGAGTGAGACCTTAAGGATACCGTAAAATCGCTAGGTTGGGTTATTTTTCTATCGAGAACTTTTCACTGTCAAGTTACAATCTATATAGGCTTAAAGCCTTCGCCGACGACGTCGTGCACCTCCGTTATGATAATGAACGAACGGGGGTCGACGGAGCGGATGAGGTCTTTAAGCCTTTTCATTTCGCTCCGGGCCACCACACAATATACGACGTTCTTCTGTCTCTTCGAATAAGCGCCAACAGCAGGGAATAAGGTGACGCCACGGTCGAGATTGCTCGTAATGACAGCGGCAAGCTCCTCGGCTTGCTCCGTAATAATGGTGAACGCCTTAGCTGCATACGCACCCTCTACGATAATATCGATGATCTTCGTGGCAATGAAGACGACGACCAGCGTATACATGATCTTCTCCTTCGGAATGAAGAAGAGCGCCATGCCTAATACGATCGCATCGACGACGAGTATGAGTCGCCCTACGCTCCAGCCCTTCAGCTTATGACCGATCTGAGCGATAATATCGGACCCGCCCGTCGTGCCACCATAGCGGAAGACGATGCCGAGTCCTGCTCCTAATGTGACGCCCGCATAGGCAGAGACGAGAAATATGTCTTGATCCGTACGAAATGGAACGATCAAGCCCGCATGGATGCCAAGCTCCATCATCCACAGAAAGAAGGAGAGCAGGAAGGTTCCGGCTATCGAGTAGCCGACTGCCTGCCGCCCAAGATATTTCCACCCGATAAGAAATAATGGTACATTGATGACAAGTGTAGTCAGCGAAGGCGGGAAGCCGAATATATAGTTTAAAAGCAGAGCGACGCCAGTGACACCGCCCTCCATAAATTCGTTCGCGATAATAAAGTAATGAAGGCCGAAGGCATAGATCGCCGTTCCGAGCGTAATCGGCAGCAGATTGCGCATGATCGTCCAAGAAGCCGCAAGCAACGTGTTCACATCCGTTTTTTTGACCCTAATATGTGTTATTCGACAGGGGCCTATGCTTGTGGGCGAAAAAAAATTTGTCATGCAGGCATCGTTTGCGATAACATGGTAATGATGTCCACATCACCGTTACATACACCACACAAGACAAAGGCAGGTGAAGCCGCCGCATGGATAAGGAACGTTCCTTAAAGGACCTTCAGGAAGAGGTTCATGCCTATATTTCACAGTTCAAGGAAGGCTACTTCGGTCCACTCTCGATGATGGCGAGGATGACCGAGGAGGTCGGCGAGCTCGCGCGCGAGGTCAATCATCAATTCGGCGAGAAGCCGAAGAAGACGACTGAGGCGGACAATTCGATCGAGATGGAGCTTGGCGACATTCTATATGTCATCATCTGCTTTGCGAATTCGATGAACATCGATCTTCAGGAAGCGCATGATAAAGTGATGCACAAGTTCCGCACCCGCGATGCAGATCGCTGGACCCGAATAAACACCGATTCGTAAGCAGCTACATATGCTGTAGCATCACCCTTTTGACATACGGCCGCTCCACACACGAGGCTCCGCCTAAGGAGGAGGGAGAAGCGAATGGACGGCGAATATGCGATAAAGAAAGCGTATGAATCGATATTGAAGCATGATTTCGAACAGGCGATCGTCTGGTTCGAGCAAGCGATACAATCGAATCCGACGTGTGCGTCGTACCACTATAAGCTGTCGATTACGTACGCGCGCAGCAACAAGCTGCAGAAGGCGATTGACCATGCGGGTCAAGCGGTTAAGCTCGATTCGTCGGATGAGCATTACCGGTTTCATCTGCAGCATCTGAAGGCGAAGGCGCTGCTGTTCGAAGCGGAGAAGCTGTTCGAGGAATCAGATGAACGACTGTGGCTGGCGGTAGCCTTGCTGAAGCAAGCTGCACAAATGGACCCTCTGTCATCAGAGGCTTTCCTATTGCTGGGGATCGCCTACAGCCGGCTGGACGAATATAGTCTGGCAATTGGGGCAATCAAAGATCTACTGAAGCTCGATCCCGGTCATGAGATCGGCGGTCGACTGCTCTCGGAATATGAGATGAAATGGAAACTATATATGCAGCGTACTTCACAGACGGGAGTGCAGAAGGAGAGGGACCTTGATCATGGTGCAAACGAGAATTAAAGTTGCGGTAGCAGGTGCAAGCGGCCGAATGGGGCGTGAGGTTGTCAAAATGGTGCTCAGCGACGCCGAGCTGGAGCTGGTCGCTGCTGTGGGCCGTTCGACAAAAGATACAGATGCAGCGAAGATGGTGGGCATGGAGCCTTGCGGCGTGCAAGTAACTAACGATTTGGAGCTGGCGCTCGTGGAATCGAAGGCGGACGTTCTCGTCGATTTCACGACGCCGCAGTCTGCTGTTGCGAATACGTCGCTTGCGATCAAGCACCGTGTTCGCCCTGTCATCGGGACGACTGGCTTCACGCCGGAGCAGATTGAGGAGCTGGACAAGCAGTGCAAGGAGGCTGGAATCGGCGGATTGATCGCGCCGAACTTCTCGATCGGAGCTATATTGATGATGAAGTTCGCCGCACAGGCAGCTAAATATATGCCGCACGTCGAAATTATTGAGTATCATGGTGATCAGAAGCTCGATGCGCCATCCGGTACATCGATTAAGACGGCTGAGATGATTGCCGAGGTGCGCGAGGAGTTCCGTCAAGGCAATCCAAACGAAGAAGAAACAATAGAAGGCGCCCGCGGCGCATATTATAACGGCTTCCGCATTCATAGTGTGCGGCTGCCAGGCGT
Above is a genomic segment from Paenibacillus sp. YYML68 containing:
- a CDS encoding IDEAL domain-containing protein; the protein is MGKMNVTGDVMLGLFAEMVLDEAIRRYKEKKLYSEIDSALAAKDKSAFLVLTAELNKLRLERKCG
- a CDS encoding menaquinol-cytochrome c reductase cytochrome b/c subunit; the encoded protein is MAHGPKPGEKIVFVGDSRVRAKDKQDRPIPQDFSAYPGKSEVFIPNFLLKEWMVGVVVLLGILALVMSEAAPLGYPADPTNTGFIPMPDWYFLFMYQLLKYPYTSGDYVVLGTVVIPGLLFGGLLLAPFLDTGKERRFYKRPIATALMFLSLVACTYLTVYSWDHYQHELKEKNIIPEHIKREQEMHAAKGEGGHTPAKKPGAKEQLAAIVAPDDPAAAIYQKSNCLSCHGGDLKGMPAAGIPALRGVGDKLDQAGILNVIKNGQGNMTPMYDANIAKGLTADDIDKLAEWLSKQKK
- a CDS encoding nucleotide pyrophosphohydrolase, whose protein sequence is MDKERSLKDLQEEVHAYISQFKEGYFGPLSMMARMTEEVGELAREVNHQFGEKPKKTTEADNSIEMELGDILYVIICFANSMNIDLQEAHDKVMHKFRTRDADRWTRINTDS
- a CDS encoding YitT family protein, which encodes MRNLLPITLGTAIYAFGLHYFIIANEFMEGGVTGVALLLNYIFGFPPSLTTLVINVPLFLIGWKYLGRQAVGYSIAGTFLLSFFLWMMELGIHAGLIVPFRTDQDIFLVSAYAGVTLGAGLGIVFRYGGTTGGSDIIAQIGHKLKGWSVGRLILVVDAIVLGMALFFIPKEKIMYTLVVVFIATKIIDIIVEGAYAAKAFTIITEQAEELAAVITSNLDRGVTLFPAVGAYSKRQKNVVYCVVARSEMKRLKDLIRSVDPRSFIIITEVHDVVGEGFKPI
- a CDS encoding tetratricopeptide repeat protein, encoding MDGEYAIKKAYESILKHDFEQAIVWFEQAIQSNPTCASYHYKLSITYARSNKLQKAIDHAGQAVKLDSSDEHYRFHLQHLKAKALLFEAEKLFEESDERLWLAVALLKQAAQMDPLSSEAFLLLGIAYSRLDEYSLAIGAIKDLLKLDPGHEIGGRLLSEYEMKWKLYMQRTSQTGVQKERDLDHGANEN
- a CDS encoding gamma carbonic anhydrase family protein, producing the protein MLHSYNGIMPKVHQTAFLAAGVQLIGDVVIEEGASVWYNTVLRGDLAPIRIGRRSNIQDGCIGHVNTDQPLIVEDEVSVGHGAIIHGCRIGKGTLIGMGAIVLNGADISEYALIGAGALITERKSIPSYTLSMGSPAKVVRDLNDSDLARMRKTMESYCLKAEEYRSMN
- a CDS encoding DUF2487 family protein, which codes for MKFSDIEAVQWKELQPYLDTCILPVTGMDGSEEPWQATDALEALRDVLDLIEVPFRGRVVTYPAFHYFGTGQAAAAGLALLEELCERLRLSGFRYIVLVSAASKELAVGLESASGSDLLIHMTREELCDPEVDAKRAVAAMLTALWNGRQSV
- the qcrB gene encoding menaquinol-cytochrome c reductase cytochrome b subunit, with protein sequence MFKSVYNWIDERLDITPMWRDVADHEVPEHVNPAHHFSAFVYCFGGLTFFITVIQILSGMFLTMYYVPDIINAYASVDYLQHKVAFGVIVRGMHHWGASLVIVMMFLHTLRVFFTGSYKAPREMNWVVGMLIFFVMLGLGLTGYLLPWDNKAYFATSVTLKIVESAPYIGPYVKTFLQGGEIIGAQTLTRFFALHVFFLPGALLGLLAGHFIMIRKQGISGPL
- a CDS encoding ubiquinol-cytochrome c reductase iron-sulfur subunit, whose product is MNDHTSHDSQHQGQKPVKRREMSRRQFLSYTLGGAGAFMGAGMLVPMVRFAVDPVLQPKAKADWVKVVEEAQVTTTPKSFKFKVLQTDGWYESEPELEAWIAKDKAGNVFALNPTCKHLGCTVNWNGSPEFKDEYYCPCHGAHYTADGKHLAVASAPLDEYEVKVEQGFVYLGQLGPNKRV
- a CDS encoding transposase, producing MLPYIDKIINEFRSCFSRQAAFHWFVITVIGLMVRSDQLGVTSIVRDLTLHPRCYETLIHFFRSSAWSLESLRLTWLQVVRKAAPLMTVGDRVVLVGDGMKQSKEGRRMPGVKKMHQESENSSKGEYIFGHLFGAVGVLVGASAKWFCLPLFMNLQDGVKTIWNWGASAPAEPKSDSHVVQMIGQGFAAAKVLGDALFLLDRYFLSVPALIRWKQEQAASGVRLDLITKAKVNTTAYEFPAAKKPGRGRPPKKGAKVKLKELFQTRAASFQTAEVMLYGKEETVSFLCLDLLWGQKLYQPLRFVLVLRGDQTSILVSTDLTLAGPEIISLYGYRFKIECTFREMKQVIGAFGYRFWSKSMPKLKRYLRKTESHPLEQVKNEQDQKRIRQTLEAIEGFVMCSCIATGLIQMVALTFSARTPGLFSRYLRTPSKAIVSEATVAVYLRRSIFRMVAQHPDLPITEIIRSKQEKNTNNVDLLAS
- a CDS encoding sporulation protein YpjB, with translation MIWFLWKKWLAISIMCVLAMSMVTGCGSKGESKDAKESETNRSAAAPSQEQLKQIKLLNETADGMYQKVQKGDIAGGRELLLQLSDQVTNISFDGIASVEGINALTETVVEGKRVLNAVKFDPAAGQIAAAKIRLATDALTHANQPLWLQFYKQLQDDVNAIEQAAKTSDKTALKNATVLLEQHYAIVHPSLIISRPEADVERMDSLITFIQTQADNQGMPYRNVLNAVPPLRQALDKLFMKRETTAFLPYPEPQNPLLWTAIFGSVIMAALGFAGWRLWKKDDGLVRVKRSE
- a CDS encoding DUF1405 domain-containing protein, giving the protein MTDWRIAYFVSDRFLTSRLMLTLLLIINVPGTVYGYQWYWGQLQYTAREVGEQYLPFVPDSPTASLFFSLFLFYLLASWRRETQMAVMPERSGFVRGFVEAMALITSFKYGIWAVVMIWASAYQGDSVSWQDWMLTISHLGMAAEALLYVRLYRFTAVAVITASVWTLWNDTMDYNVGVFPGLPDTLMDDLKVVESFTVTLSIVSIGIAAAVLLYRYRSLRANG
- a CDS encoding histidine phosphatase family protein translates to MITIGFIRHGTTEWNLAGRMQGQMDTPLAEAGRHQAERIAERLRGESWDGIWSSDLKRALETAECIASMTGIPLLGTDARLRERSFGQLEGTTLEERISRWGTEWRELDLGLESDESLLLRWSSFLEELEESHEGKRMLVVSHGGYIVPIVESIRQEKLEQHLMNTSLTVMVKHQSEGWSFPVLNCTRHLP